The nucleotide sequence ACAAGATGAAGGTGAGGATGAAGGAGACCTTCTTCCCCGACGACCCGTTCCGCCGGTTCAAAGGGCAGCCACTCAAGAGGAAGTGGGTGCTCGCGGTTCAGTACCTCTTTCCGGTCCTTGACTGGGCTCCAAGCTACAGCTTCTCCCTCTTCAAGTCCGACCTCGTCGCCGGGCTCACCATCGCCAGCTTAGCCATCCCACAGGCAACCATCtaccttttccttctcttttgctGTGTTCTTGATGGATCTTTCTGCGTTAGGAGGTGACGTGAGTTGATGCGCGCTCTATAGGGAATCAGCTATGCCAAGCTCGCGAGTCTGCCTCCTGTAGTCGGCCTCTGTAAGTCTCTCGAGCAGTAGGGTTGGGGTTTTgtgccatgcatgcatgcatgtatgtatgtTACATGTTGCGACGGTGGTGGTAGATACGAGCTTCGTGCCGCCGCTGGTGTACTCAGTGCTGGGGAGCTCGAGGGATCTCGCGGTCGGGCCGGTGTCCATCGCGTCGCTCGTAATGGGGTCGATGCTGCGGCAGGTGGCGAACCCCATCACCGACCCCTACCTCTTCCTTCAGCTGGCCTTCACCGCCACCTTCTTCGCCGGCCTCTTCCAAGCGTCTCTCGGGATATTAAGGTCAGGGTTCGTTGCATGGCGAATTCTGTGGTCATAACAGAGAATGTTGGATTCATGTCTGTGGTGTCGGTAAGGTTGGGATTCATCATCGACTTCCTGTCCAAAGCTACGTTGGTCGGGTTCATGGCCGGATCTGCCATCATAGTCTCTCTCCAGCAGCTCAGAAACCTCCTGGGGATCGTCCATTTCACCAAGAAGATGGGCGTGGTTCCGGTGATGAGCTCTGTCTTCCACAACACCAATGAGGTCCATCTCTTGCTTCCATTAGCATCCccccctccttctcctcctccttagaTGTTGCTTTGTTTGGGTGCAGTGGTCATGGCAAACGGCAGCGATGGGGATCTGCTTCCTGGCCTTCCTGCTTCTGGCGAGACACGTGGTATGATCTCTCTAGATCTTGTCCTGCTTGCTTTTGGCTACACGTACATGTACAACATGTTCCGTACCTTATCAGCTGAATCTCACTCATCCATGGCCATAAATCCATGGATGAAGTAATGATGATCACAGCGGGAGATATAGATATAGTCAACCTCCTTAACCAACGTGCAGTGGATGATCTGATGCAGGGCATGAGAAGGCCAAAGCTGTACTGGATCTCAGTTGGAGCTCCACTGGCTTCCGTCATCGTCTCCACACTCGTAGTCTTCCTGCTCAAAGCTCAGAATCATGGAATCAGCACTGTCAGTCCCATATCCCATGTCCCTTCTCTCTCATTGGTGAGCCCTGCTTCCAATCTTCCTTTCATTACTGTACAGATCGGGAAGCTGAGATGTGGCCTGAATCGTCCATCGTGGGACAAATTACTGTTCGACGGTACCCACTTGAGCGCCACCATGAAAACTGGGCTCGTTACAGGGATCATCTCCCTCGCTGTGAGTTCTTCTAGCCATCAAGAAAGAACATGCTGGAACAAGCATGCTGATCCATGTGCTGCCACAGGAAGGAATCGCGAGTGGAAGAACCTTTGCTTCGTTGAGGAGCTACAAGGTCGACGGGAACAAGGAGATGATGGCCATCGGACTGATGAACATCGTGGGTTCTTGCGCCTCCTGCTACGTCTCCACGGGTAATCGATCACGCCACTAGCATGCGGTCCGATACGAGATCACCCAGAGGAGGCTGATCTACACATGGATCTATCTCAGGCGCCTTCTCCCGCTCGGCTGTGAACCACAACGCAGGGTGCAAGACGGCCATGTCGAACGTGGTGATGGCGACGACGGTGATGGTGACGCTCCTCCTCCTCATGCCCCTGTTCGCCTACACTCCAAACGTCGTGCTCGCCGCCATCATAATCGCAGCAGTCGTCGGCCTGGTCGACGTCGCCGCCGCATGCAACATATGGAAGCTGGATAAGGTCGACTTCCTTGTCTGCTTGTCTTCGTTCCTCGGCGTCGTCTTCGTCTCGGTGCAACAGGGCCTTGCGATCGCGGTAATAATGGCATGTTAATTGCATCTCATCGTCCAACATTGTTGCCGATATTTCTCTTGAATCGTTGTGAGTGTAGATTGGTTTGTCGACATTTAGGATCCTTCTCCAGATCACAAGACCAAAGATGATTGCCGTAGGTAACATTCCAGGGACGAGTATCTACAGAGACATGCATCAGTACAAGGAAGCTAAAGGAGTCCCTGGGTTCCTCATTCTTGCCATTGAAGCCCCCATTAACTTCTCCAACACCACTTATCTGAACGAAAGGCATGTTGCAGTGACTCCTAATTCTGTGTGTCGAAGAACATAAAAGTTAGGCTTAAACTCGAATGTGAGTTGCTTGTTGTTTGCAGGATAACAAGGTGGATAGAGAATGAAACCAATGAAACCACCATGGAAGATAAAGAAGCTAGTCTTCGGTTTCTAATCCTAGATTTGTCAGGTATGATCCAATGTCAACATTCTAAATCTACTCTACCTTCTTTTCATCCACCACAAATTAGTGAAGCTGATGAATTTATTAGGtaattttatatatatgaaaaaagtTAGTCTTGTTAAAAGTAAATGTAGCATGTATCCATAACACCTACCAATGCTACAGTGTTAATTTGCATATTTCCATCTCTAGAAAATATTAACAAAAGAACTTCTATTCTATGCATCATAATCTTAATCAAAGTAATGAAGTTGTGTTTTATGCATCATAATCTTATTCACAAAGTATTGGAGATAAAGAAAGAAAACTGTGTTTTATTTATACTTGGAAAAATGTAGccttaaaacaaaaaaagtatTTATCAATGTTATATTAACATATTAGGAATAAATTTCAGCTGTGCCAACAGTGGATACCAGTGGAATCACATTTCTAAATGAGTTAAAGAAGTCAACAGAGAAAGATGGCCTTGAGGTACTCACAAATGGAACTATTTTGAGCTGGTTCTGCATCACATTCTTGAATCTTGACTCCTGAAGCCAGTATCATCTGATTACAGCTTatctttgtgaatccaatgggagAAGTCATGGAGAAACTTCAAAGAGCAAATAAAATACATGAGTTTCTTGGAGTGGGTTCCCTTTACCTGACAATAGGGGAGGCAGTGATCTCACTTTCTCCATTCATCAAGGAGTCTGCTTAAGACAAACTGGGGCATGAAGTTTTATCCTACACTATGCATCCAAGAGCATTACAATTTGAGCTTCTTTGAGCTGATGAATTTGTGATGTTGACATATTGCATCAGTCAAATATTTCATAGAACTTGTCATTTCTTTATGTGGGTGGCCTTGATGTTTTCAGTTACAAAGTCTCTGCTCTGCTTTTTTACAAGCATCCATAAGATAAAGCCATTTTGCTACAACACCAATTTGCAATTGGTATCTAAATTAGGTTTTTGGATAGTGCAGTGCAAGTCTATCCCTAACATGTCATAAGCCATTAGTAGTCTACTTGATGATTGCTGCAGTATTTGGCACAATGATTACATTGGTTAGTTGTGATGGGTGTAATGTAATTATATATGTCTGTATTTTATTCCTTTTGTATTAATCAAACACCTgcttattatttttcttattgctatttatgtCTTAACATCTTATTTTGTATTTCATAGTCTTGTTGGTCATTTAGATAATTTCTTACCTAACAGTATATTGTCCTATATAGATATATGAAACAAGGAGTAATGTGATCTCACTTTCTCCATTCATCAAGGAGGAATGCAACAGCCATTTAGATGTAAGCTCAAAATGTATGCACCAAAATATTTCTCACCACCAGCCATGCATTACCACCATCATCTTTTCACTGCAATCATTAatgtaaaaagagaaaaaaaaaattgaagtcctCATAGGACATAGTGAAGTATCTAtctgatatatttttatcaaaaattgTTGAATCAAAACCTTCAATTACAAATACTTGATCTGGAGACAATGAATCTTTGAAAACaaggaaaataagaaaaaacaTTAACAAACATGAGCAAACCTATCACATTGACAAACCCTCTGATTCCACTGATGGCACACCAGAGCTAAAGAAAAAGTCAATGACAACATAACTTGTTACATACTGGTGATTTCCCTGATTAACAAAGGGATCTAGAAATGTTTAACACACACTCCCAACATAGGTTATGCAGCTACATCCTTGTTAAGCTATATAAGATTCAAAACCCCAGAGGATTTTCCAAAGATCCTTGCTCGCTTTGTGCACATTCCACATGCCCGGTTGATCATGGAACCAAAAAATCAGGTCTCCTTTACTTTAACTCCACTAGATGAACTATACACGCACAAAATTTACATGTCCAATGCAGACAAACTAGGAAGCACTTCCACCTCAAACTTCTCCACCATCATCAAACACTTGGTTCATGTTCCGGATAAAAGGAATCCAGGATGCCTGATTGTCAGCGTTGGATGAGGCACTACTGAATCTGCCTATGATGCACAGGTCTAATGCAGAAACTTCCATTGATGAAGTTTCCGGAGGGAAGTGGTTAAGTTCCAATGGAACTTGAGGAAAGAGAGCAATCTCTCAGCTGCTGTAGTGCTACTTGCAATGTCCTCTGCAGTGCATCAGCAACCAACCGCAACCGCCCCTGACTGGCATCACCTGCCGAGTTCCCATTGGCATATTCTGCTGCTCTGGTCATCCTCTGCTTGCATTTCTCCCAGTCTTCATGTCGCGACCAGCATGCTCTTCCTCCATGGCTTCCTTCCATTGCAAGAAAAGAAACATGGGCATTCTCACCAAATGAATATCTTAGTCTTACAGACACACAGTATGGTAGCCAAGCAGCTCCACCAGCAACATTCATGTGAGGGATATGGGCAGGGTAAAGGACAAAGGTAAGAGCAAAATCTACTAGATTATGGACTCGATCATGATGTATATTACTTTTTGAACAAGACGTGGTCTCTGAGTTCTCTAAAACAGAGCCCGAGTGATTCTCTAAGCATAATTCAATACGGGACCTTTGAGCAG is from Musa acuminata AAA Group cultivar baxijiao chromosome BXJ1-6, Cavendish_Baxijiao_AAA, whole genome shotgun sequence and encodes:
- the LOC135677630 gene encoding probable sulfate transporter 3.3, with product MLRQVANPITDPYLFLQLAFTATFFAGLFQASLGILRLGFIIDFLSKATLVGFMAGSAIIVSLQQLRNLLGIVHFTKKMGVVPVMSSVFHNTNEWSWQTAAMGICFLAFLLLARHVGMRRPKLYWISVGAPLASVIVSTLVVFLLKAQNHGISTIGKLRCGLNRPSWDKLLFDGTHLSATMKTGLVTGIISLAEGIASGRTFASLRSYKVDGNKEMMAIGLMNIVGSCASCYVSTGAFSRSAVNHNAGCKTAMSNVVMATTVMVTLLLLMPLFAYTPNVVLAAIIIAAVVGLVDVAAACNIWKLDKVDFLVCLSSFLGVVFVSVQQGLAIAIGLSTFRILLQITRPKMIAVGNIPGTSIYRDMHQYKEAKGVPGFLILAIEAPINFSNTTYLNERITRWIENETNETTMEDKEASLRFLILDLSAVPTVDTSGITFLNELKKSTEKDGLELIFVNPMGEVMEKLQRANKIHEFLGVGSLYLTIGEAVISLSPFIKESA